AGTTCAGGTGGGTGATCGCTCTGGCGTCGCGCCACGTCGACTTGCTCGCTCGGGTCAGGCGGCGCGCCCAAACTCAGTCGGACGGCGGCGGCAGGTTGTCGGTGGCAAGCGTGGACGTGTGGCGTCTGCTGTCGGAGCAGCTGACCTTCCGCGAAGCGGACCAGAACCTGCGGCGGTTGTCCCAGCGACGCTGCGACATCGTCACGGGCCTCGGGTAACGGTAGCCGCCCAAGGGCCTGGGGCCGGGCGCTCGGGTCTAATCGCGCACGTCTCTTCCAGCTCTCTGGCCCCGCCCTCCCTCTCGGCTGCGCTGGTCTCCGATTGGCTGGCGCAACTGACGGCGGTCAATCAACAGATTGGTAACGCCCCTCCCCGCCCGCACGCctgcctccccctccctccgtgCCCTCTCGAGCGTTGACGCGTGTGTCCGTCAGACACGTGTCACGCCGACTTCCTTCATCAGCTGCGTTGTCATTACGAGCTGATGTGGCAGGATCGCGTGTCCCAAGTCAAGCGTTGCCAGGTCAGCGGCTAAGCCGCCGCCGCGCTCCGACGAGCTGGCTTGACGCCTTTCTGCCTGCAGGAGGCACTGTCTGCGCTGGAGCTGCCGGAGGAGGAGGTGAGCGACGTGGTCAAGTCTCAACTCATCTCTCTGATCGGACAACACCAGAGACAAGACGAAACGCAGCTGGCCGCCATCGACGTCAGTGTTGGCCCGCCTGGAGCGGCCGCGCGTCCTTCTCTCGTCTGTGTCGTCTGCGTCACGCTTGCTCGGGCGCGTGTGCTGTGCGCAGACGTGTTCCGACAGCCTGTACCGCGCGTCGGCGCGTCTCAGCAGACGTGTCTTTGTGGTCATGAGGGCCCTGGCGTCGTTGTGGGAAAAGCACGGCAGCGTCCTGCGGGGGCGAGAGGAGGACGTCCAGCGGCGCTTGGACCAGCTGCGACTAACGCACGAGCGACACGTGCAGGTGAGTGAGCCGGTGCCCGGCGGCCGGCCAGACGCTAACGGCGAGCCTCGGCCGAAAAGAGGAAGAAGGTGTTCCTGGACGAGCTCCTGGCCGCGCTTCGTCAGGAGAGCAGCGAAGTGGCCTTGAAGTCGTCGCTGGAGCAAACCATCATCTACCTGCGTGACATCAGGAACAGGTTAGCCGGCGCCCAGGAACGCGGACGGCCCATCAAACAACGTTTGATGTGTGTTTGGACGCAGCTGCTGCGAGTGCGTGACGCACCAGTGCGCCGTGTTGGACCGCCTCCCCCGCACCGTCGCCGATGAGCTTCTGGAGTTCGGCCGACTCCTCGGCAACTTCTTCCGCCTGGAGAACTCCTTTGCTCCTGtgactgcgcgcgcgcgcacacacgcctcGAGCGCGTGGGTGCCCGATGGTGATGATGTCACTGCCCCCTGCAGAGTGCAGAAGACTTGAAGAAGCTGCCGCCAGTCAGTGACGTCATCGCCAGCGACACTCAAGGTCTGCTGGCGTGGATGACGATGATGTCATCAGGTTGTCTCGTGCGTTTGTCCACTTTGTCTTTTTGCGCACTTGTGTATTTGTAGAAGGTCGTCAAGAGGGCGGGACGAGAGAGGAGGAAGAGCCAATCGGCTGTCGGGATGACGCGGCACACGAGGAGCTTTCCGATTTGCAGGCCGAGGTCGCCTTGCCTCCCCttgcgatcgatcgatcgatcggccGGCCGCAAAGAGGCTGGAATAACATTTTTGCACGTACTCGTCCAGGCTGAGTCGTCTCTACTGGAGCTGTACGACCTCAGCGGCAAGGTCACCTTCATGTCGTCTGGGGGCGTGTCCTACTCTGGCCCCGCCTTCAGATGCCCCGCCTCCGACCTGCCTGGCAACATGAGCAAGCAACAGGAAACGCACCTGAGCGTATTTCCTGTCGAGCTTCTCATGCACGCGCTCAACAGGTGTTAGCCTATAGCGTCGTCGGGCTTGACATCAGCCAGATCTGTGTGACCCGCGCGCGCGTGTGCAGGATGCGCATTTTGTTCCTGGATTACGTGGAGCGGCGTTTTCAGGACGTCCTGACGTCGGCTGTGGCCACGGTGACGGACAGGAAGGAGGCGGTGCGCGCCTACCACGACTTGCAAAtgcagccgctggatccgctaCACATCAAGGCGTGCATCTACATCCCGCGCATGGGTACGGCGCCTTCTGTCGGTGAAACTTTGTAAGTGCAGTTCCAGTCGGTTGACTCGCACGGCCAATGTAGCCGAGCTGCAGCTGCACAAGCAGCGTGTGGACGCTCACTGCCAGGAAGTGTCGGACGTGCTGGCCTCGTGCACGGCAGCCTTGCAGGAGCTGCGGACGGCCATCAACGAGAAGAACCGGAAGCTGACCGCCACGCTCGGCGAGATGGAGGACGGCGTCCTCAAAACGGACGGCAGCCAACGGTAAGCGGTGGGGAGGTCACTCCGGTTGGCTGTTTCCTCTGACTGTATGTGTGCGTGGCCCAGTCTGGAGGCCCTTAGCGCCACTCTGCAGGACCGTCTGGACGAGCACATCAAGCACACCCAGCGCTCGCACTCGTCCTTCCGGGCGGCGCTTCAGCTGCAGATGGACGAGCTCCGAAACCGGACGGCGCGCCTCCTCAAATCGTTCAGGTGCCCGCTTCCGCCTTTCCCGCCAGCCGCTGTGGCCACGTTACCTTTCTCGTAAACGTCGCGTATTTGATTTGCTCCACTCGGCATGCGTGCGGCGTAGGCTTTTCAGTGAAGGGGGTGACTACACGCGTCAGGAGGTGAAAACCTTCCAGCGGCGTCTGAAGGAGGAGAGCAAACGCATCAGTGTCACAGAGGAGAACGTCTACACGGACCTGCACAACCTGCAGACCAAGACCTTGCAGCAGGTGTggtacacacacgcgcatgcacgcacgcacacgcacacacacgcacacacacaaacaaaaaaatggtcGGGCTGACCCAAGATGGTGTTTGCGTTCAGGTGAAAGCGGCGTCCGGGCGTCTGGAGGAGAAGCTGTGCGTGCTGCAGGCCGAGGTCAAGTTCATCGAGTTGATCGAGAGGATCCTCAGCAGCACTCAAGTGGAGGTCAAAGCCGAGGTAGCTGCTTTTTCCGCCTCGGCCGACCTGCGCGAGGCTGGAgctgagcgtgtgtgtgcgcccaGGCGGCCAGCAGCAACCAGCAGGAGGCGGTCATCGGCGCACGCCTGGAGCAACTCAGGAAAACCCTGGAAGAAGAGCAGGTCCCTTTGCCCCGGCCGGCTGGCAACGCCCGCCGTGCGCCGACAAATGCTCATTTTGTGTGTGACTGCCCGCGCGCGCAGGTGAGCGTGGAGCAGGTGTTTGCCTTGTTGTCGACCATCGGCGAGGACCTGAGGAGGCGGAGACAATACTTGAACGAGGAGAGCGCAGCTCCTCCCGCCGTGTCCAAATCCAGAAAGCAGGTGTGGTCGGCCCCGCCCCCGGCCTTGCTGCAGCCCTGCCGCTCGGGCGGGAACATCATGGAAGACCCCATAGTGGGCGTGGTCAAGTCACTCAACAGGTGCGTATGCAAGGAGGAGGCCCCGCCCCACCCCGCTCTGACCTTTTCCACATGTCCGCCAGGTTCTCTGAAGGTACTGACTCCGCCTCCTGCGCAATGGCACGTCGGCTGCCGTCTTGAAGATCTCCGGCCCGATGGATGTGGTCGGTCGCTGCTACGGCCGCGCGCCCACAtctctgtgtttgtttgtgtgttggcTGGCGTGTAGGTCAAAGCCCCGCCCCGCGCCAGCAGTCATCGAGACGCAGCGAATCTGCCGGCGTCGCGAGGTTTGCGCGCCTTGTGTGCCCCAAGGCTGCGCCCGAGGCTGCGCCTGAGGCTTCGTTGACtgcatgtgcgtgcatgtgttgtTAGGTCGTTCAGGACTGACAAAAGGCTCCAGATCTTTGGCACCAAGTCAGAAGCAGATCCCAATCCAGAGTGAGTCCACATTAGTCACGTCACACATGCGAGAGACGTCACCTAGGGCCTGGCTTCCTTTTCGTGTGTAGTTGTTACATCTCCATCGTGAACGCCATACTAAGGAGGACTCATCAGACCCTTCTGCTGGTTGCCAAGGTAACACACACGGTTGGGTGTTGCCACGCTGGCGCCACTCTGCGCGCATGCGGCTTCGGCATCACCCGACGGCATCGGCCTGCCTCCTCAGGACTTCTACCAGAGTCAACGCTGTGGCGGCTTCCATCGACTTCCTGCCGGGCTGGACCAGTGGGTGGAAAACACGCAGCAAAGGCTTCTGGGACATCACGAGCACTCCCGCTCGCTGCTCAGCGCCAGCAGGGAAGGTGCCGGCCGTCGCCGCTGCTGCCTCCTCTGACGACATCGTCCTTGAcgctgtgcgtgcatgcgtgtgtgttcaCGGGCAgcgctggagcagcagcagtgcgTGTTGGCCGACATGATGCATTTGCTGCCCGCCACCTTGATCCGTACGCACGAGAAACGGCTGGGGGCGGAGCTGAGGGAAGAGGCGGGGCGAGTCCGCCGCTCCTTTGAGGAAACCATGGCCGCCAGCGAGGAGGAGAAGGTAACGCTTTTGCCGCGACGACCCAGATGCCGTTGCCTGAGACGGCATCGTCGTGACGACCGCCTCTAGCGTTAGCGGCCCGACGTATTAAGCAGGGACGTGCGATCAAGGGAGGTCATCAtgatgagtaaaaaaaatatattatttgtcCACTGATCTTTATGTATGACTAATTtagaacattttttaaaaaacactgacggggtgacggacgttAGCGCAATGTTATCGATGGGTCCCGCGCGGCCTTTCGTTAGCATCGGCACACTGTCAATTAACGAGCGCTTGCCCGCGTGTCATCAGATGGCAAGCGTGGCCGGTCTCCGCGTGTCGCTCTCCACCAATGAGATGGAAGCACTGAGGTGTGGCGAGGAGGCCCGACAACAGAGACTCCACGACGCTATCTTGGGCTCGCATCGGGAACTGCAGGTAGGTAGCGAGACGCCCCGTCCGTGCCGTCCGCGCGTGACCTCACCCGCTCTGCCCGCAGGAGTGCATGAGACGCAGAGCCGAGGAGTTTGTGACATCGCTGGCTTCTCTGACGGAGCACCTCCTCCATCAGATGGACCGACTTCCTCTACCAGGTCAGGTTTTGTGTACATCTGATCGGGTGTAATTAGCGGGTAGTCGGCGTCATGTGACCGTCGTGAATCCGTGCGCCTGATCTCGCTCGCAGAAGTGACCTCGCAGCAGATGTCGGAGGACAGAgatgttgccatggagaccacGCAGCAATCCTGCAGGTAGCCTCCCACGCGCCCGTTCCGTCTCGGCGGAGCTAAAGAGCCGCCGGTTGTGTGCGTGTCTCAGGATGTGGCCGGGCATTCCTCACATGTCGCTCCCCGCCAACGCCGCATCCGCCCTGAGCGCCGCAACCACCGTGGCCGTGGCCACCGCCAAGTGCACCCTGGGACATCTGGCCGTCATCCAGCACAGGGACGCAGCCGCCAAGGTACACGCACAAATTCGACACTCACACATTTGGCTAACaaacctttgtgtgtgtgtgttagcgttTTCAGCAGGTGTTCTCGTCACAATTGTCGCATTCCGACGCAGACAAACGAAGACGACTTAACGAACTTCAAAGCTGGAAGACGCACTGGAGGCTACAGTTACACACGCTGACACACTGAACATGGACACACTACATACACACTGTTGGCTGGAATAAAGCACAAGATGGAGCCAAAAACGCAGAGAGCAGACTGCGAGTGGGCCACGCCCCCATGACATCATGAACATGCAGGTGGCGTGTTTGTTGCCGCGTGTGTAGTCTGTCCATTATTGACCGTGGATCCATGGCAGCGCGGCAGCCCGGACGCCGACATAAACgggtaccctcctgatggatgcGTGCGTGGCCGTCTTGTCCAGGTAGTCTGACGCCATGTTGGCGTTGTGCTTCATGGCTGCCATGACGGTGCACTCGACTTCAGCTTGAGCATGTGGCCTCCTGAACGAGACATTGCGTCAAAAATGACacgaaaaataattcaaatagcTTCAGTGAAGATTAAGGTCTTCCCACGACGCCTGCGTGCAGACATGGTGACGTCACATCGAGCACCGCTGCTCGCTCGTCAGTCCTGCGCAaagccggaagtcaacaacgagcgCCGGAATTCCGAACCAGCGAGGGCGGCAGCACGTGGCGTAGTGCCTAACGTCCCATTGGTCGGCTGGGTCTGTGACGCAAGAGGAAAACGAAGCCTGTCGCATTTCCCGCGAGGCTCTCGCTCAAACTCGCTTGGCGCGCACGTCGGGCGCGTGGTGAAACGGAAAACGTGGACGACGCCTGCAAGCGCGCAAAGCAAGGTAAGAAGAAACGCGCTTGGTCCTCGCACTCCTTGCCTGCACGCGCTTGGTCCTCGCTCGTGAGAGATTTGGAGCCGCTCTGCATTGCCGTcgacttgccccccccccccaactctctCCCAACTCCCTCCCTCCAGGCTTAGTGGGCGGAGTCAGGGGCGAGCTGCTCTCAGGTCATGTAGGTACCGCACCCCACCAGTTTAATACGCGCATTCATCGAACCCCTTtttagcagaaaaaaaaaatcaaattcaaaacatgtttttttactgGCGCACaagatgagccgtgcatgatcaTCACTTTGTTCAACGGACAAAACCTACACAGTACATGAATTCAACATATACATACCTGCAAAATCAGTGTGCCtctgcaagaccagttcagatatgcgttatcacgaatttcagaaatcagaaatcagaaaacctttattgtcattctacatagtacaatgaaattggagacctccatccagtgcatgaggtagacacaagtaacatagtcaagtaatcgactagtagatttacacgataaatcaggtgtgttcggacctcccagttcgatcgaacccaggttaagaaccactgacagAATATGTGACACCGTGTCGAGTGTAATAATTCGACATACGACGATCCAATCGTGTCGGCGCCAAATGCACAACCCTGAAAACTCGCTCATCGATGTCATTTTGCCGCCTTTGCACGTCCCGTTCGTAGGCTCCGATGTCCCGAGAAACCCCACAAGAGGGGGACGGGGCCCAGTGCTCGTCGCAGGCCCCGTCCACCCTGTCCCCCTCACAGGCCCAGTCCAAGTCCCAGGGCAGCTCCAGTTCTTCCAGTGGCCCGGCATCAGGCAGCCAGTCGTCCAGCGGCTCGGGGACGCTGAGCAGCGCCGACACGCTTCCCGTCACCTTGCCGTCTGTCCCAGAGGAACCCGAAAGTCAACCTTGGGGACGTCTGCTGCCCATGCAGCCGGGCTTTGGCTCTCACGGCAAGTCAGCCTCTTTGGTCTTGGTCCCGGGCCTGGTCAGGCCACTGGCAGTTGTGCCACTTCTCCTAGCACAGTTGAAGGCACGCGGGTTCCTCCTGCTGGTTCCCAAAAGTAGCAACGCACACTGAGCACATTTCAAACACGGAATgcgattgtgcgtgcgtgcgtgcgtgcgcgctctTTTTTCAGATTGCGTAGAGGACGAGTATTTGTTTGGCCGAGACTCCAAATGTCATTATGTCCTGGACGATCCCGACCACAGAGGATCCTTGCGGTTCAGAATTTACAGCAAGCGACACTTCAGGATCTACAGGGTAGCTgagcctcctcctcttcctcttcaacctcctcaacacacacacacttgcctgAGCTTTGCTTCTTTGCTTTCCTTTCGCGACCCAATCCCAGGAGGGCACCGAGGTGTTTGTTCAGGACCTGAGCAACAACGGGACCTTTGTCGACGGGAACAAAATCGGAAGCAACAAGATACTTCCTCTGGTCAACAACGCAGTGCTGGCGCTGTCGGAGCAGCGCAACAAAGGTGAAGACCGGAAGTGCCGCGGCGACCGGCCGGAGGAGGCGGCCCTGATGCGGCCGCCAGCGTAACGTCGCTGTCTTTGCTCAGTGTTTGTCTTCATCGACCTGATGTCTGGCCAAGAGTCCTCGTTGCCCAAGGAGCTCCGCGACAAGTATCTGCTGACCCGTCGCATCGGGACGTGAGTGCGCCCGGCACGCCCCGCCCGGCCCAGCACGGCCGGGCTCCTCGCCGCACGCTCCTGAGAGTTtacgatcaggggatgtttgagaataattttcAATTTTTGGTACATGTGAAGccttttgagacttgcttgtgatttagggccgtataaataaacttgacgtcACTTGGCTGTCTTTCAGAGGCGTGTGCGGCGAGGTGAAGCTGGCGTTCCAACGCTCCACCTGTAAAAAGTTTGCCGTCAAAGTCATCAACAAGAACAACTTCAAGTCCGAAGGAGCGAGTATCTGTCCTCTCATCGGCCGGCCGGTGCCCGGTCGACCCCGCGGCTGACCTTTGCGCCGCCGCTCCGTTTGCAGACGGCGGCCAGAAACGCTCAAACGGAGATCGAAATCCTGCAGCGCATCGATCACGTGAGCTCGTCGAGCGCTCCCGCCTCGCcccgtggagggagggaggcaggaagGAAGGCCTCCCCGCCCACTGCGCCGCTGTGCTTTGATTTCAGCCGTGCCTCATCAGGACCGAGGACTTCTACCAGACGGACGACACCTTCTTCATCGTGTTGGAGCTGTGAGTGCATGCGCGTGCGGTGCGCATTTGCTAACGTGCTAACGGCCTCGCCCGACAGGATGGAGGGCGGCGAGCTCTTTGGTCGACTCAAATCTCAGCAGCGACTTAGCGAGGCCACAGCCAAGCTTTACTTCTACCAAATGTTGAAAGCCGTGCAGGTGAGGCGCCGCTCGAAACCTCGGCCGGATGTCGAGCGCGATCGCTGAATGCGGCCCGATGCGTGCACGCAGTACCTGCACAGCCGGGGTATCATCCACCGGGACCTGAAACCGGAGAACATCCTCCTGTCGTCGCAGGAAGACGACTGCCTCGTCAAGGTTAGCCCGCCCCCGGCGCAACTTTTTCTGCAAAGCGGCGTGaccccgtgcgtgcgtgcgtgcgtgtgcgtccgCACATCAGGTGACGGACTTCAACCAGTCACGCATCCTGGAGGAGGCGGCCCTGATGCGGACGCTGTGCGGGACGCCGTCCTACCTGGCGCCCGAGGTGCTGACGCACGCCGCCACCGGCGGATACGGCCTGCCCGTTGACGCCTGGAGCCTTGGCGTCCTCCTGTTTGTCTGGTAATTGAGCGTCTCGTATAGACGTCGGTTCAAGAGCCACATTCTACTGGCGTCGTTCTGCGTGCGCAGCCTGTGCGGGTACCCGCCGTTCCACGAGAGCTTCTCGGACCTGTCGGTGAGCGAGCAGATCGTGCAAGGCCGCTTCACCATGGTGCCGTCCAAGTGGCGCCACGTGTCCGACCAGGGTGAGATCGTCGTCTTCATTGTTGTCACCTTCACCGCGGTGGTCtcatgcgtgtgtttgtgtgtgtgtgtgcgtgtgcgcgtatgcgtgtgtgtgcgggcgTGACAGCCAAGGACATGGTTAGGAAGCTTCTGGTGGTGGCGCCCGCCGACAGGATGACCATCGACGAGGCGCTACGGCACGCCTGGCTGCAGGTGCTCTTTGTCGCTCGTCATCAACGGAAGCGGCAGCAGCGTGATGGAGATTCAAACaggattgtgtgcgtgtgtgtgtattcgtAGGACCCCGTGATGTTGGAGAAAGCCCACCGGCTGATGTATCCAGCTGCCATGGTACCCccaacacatacatacacagacacgcacgcacgcacacatatacGTACACGCTTAACAGCAGCAAGGAGCGACTCTGATTGAGATGCAAACCCGCCAAATTGGAATTTTTCCGATTGGAATCGGAAGACTGACCAATGTCCATTGTTTGTGATGGCAGGAGGCGGGGCCGGCGAGGAAACGACAGCGAGAGGAccaggatgaggatgaggagcgTTCTGCCAAACAAGCCCCGCTGACAAATGTTTTGCAATAAAGTCTTTGCTCTTGTCCGCTCACTGCTTTGCGTTATCGCTTCCCGTTGTCGTCACGGCATCGAGAAGAGTGGAGAAGAGTGCAGACAGCCGTCCGCCTATCTCAATTGGCCCCCCGGTGGCCGCCATCTTGCGTTGCCACTGTTGATGACAGACGCTTCCGTCGGATGATTCTTGCTGAAAACAGCGTCTGTTAAGAATTCTTCGTTGTTATTCAgcactgcttttattttgaaggctgtTTTCACGCGAAACCTTTTCCTGTGTTTCACGTTCGAGTATTGGTTACAGTGGTGAAGCAGTCATTGACGACGTAAGTTTGGGCTCCTAACAAGAGGAAaaaaacctttaggacaatctaCTGTtactccaaatgtttgttttcattcttttagAGGTCCGTTtcgtgaattagcatctttccgctagctCGTTAGCCTGTACTGTTAACGTGTGTGTTATTCACTTACAGTTTAACACAGCATTTGTGAATATAACGTCATTTGCGGTCAGTAGAGGCAATTTATTACTGAGAAGTGTTTATTTACAGAGTCTGATTTATATTTACATGGTTTTATTTCAGAAACTGCTTATGCTTGTTGAACTGCTGTGCCAACGCGCAGCCTCCAGGCGATGCTGATTGAAAAGCTTCTGTCGCTCCCTAGTGGACATCACGTGCCATGACCTATGTGCGTGCAGTAAGTGGTCGCTCACTGGATCTCAGAGCGCCGACTCCTGATTGAGCAAAAGTGCCTCCTCACACTCTGTGCCGCACATGCGCTCGACATCCTCGGCAGCCGTGCCGCGCGCAAGCAGGTGAAACAAAAGCCACTATTCGAGATTCATTTCCCGTTTTTACGTAATTGTGCACTTTTTGTGGAATTTTTGCACACCCTCCCCATTTCGCCATTCAATTCCTTTCATTTGTGCAGATTGCGCTGATCAAAGTGGTAGCGGGCAGAATGGCGTGCAAAGTAGTGGACTGTGCCATCCAAGTGTTTGGGGGGGGTGCCGGTGTCTGGCGCAGATGTGAACATGTACTTTGATTGAGCAGtcaaagtttatttgtataatgaccccccccccccccctcctcccgccTCCTTTTCCAGGTATTCCTACGCAAGAACTGTGCGTGTTGCTGACGGACCGGATGAGGTGCACTTGTCCACCATCGCCCGTCTGGAGCTGAGGGATCAATTGGCCAAAGCCAAGCTGTGACGTCTTCATAACGTGACTTACAACCACAAGCAAGAGGTCTCTCACATTTGGATTCCATTCCGCTCCGGTGACGTAAGACTGTAAAGAAAGGAGATAGACCATAGGGTGCATTtatgaaataataatacatgGCTTTCATAATTCCAGCGATACACACAAAATGCGGCCTGCAAAAATGTGCAGCATATTTCCTGTGACCTCTCAAGATAAACCATGACCCGTGCGTATGTTTAGGAGACAAGGGAATTTAGCTACGCAGTTGCTTAATGACTATGGTGCCAAGTGGCAAACCAATCATCCTGATTTATTGGTACAATATGACATGTCGTGTCTTATGattcataatttatttttttctgtttgccaAGTGTCATGACTGCCTCACGAGTGGGACAAGAAAATGGCCTCGATAAATACAGACATGTCATGTTTTACATACATTTTGATCCATCCACTTTGGCATCCTTGAGTCGTTTGGACTGCAAAAGTCTCTCCGAGTAATAAACATAGCGGATTTGCGAAACCCATTACGTAGTTTGGTTTGTCCGCCCCAACGGATGTGATGTAAATGATACGTAATACAAAATGGAGAAATCTGAACGGAGTAAAAAATAGCTCCCCAAACAGATAATAAAAGTATCTCTGCATATATCATATATCTATAgatctatatatatatgacaCTTTTTTACACTGCTGAAGACttaaaatacacaagaaaattattttaaaagcaaaaagtcaattttccatgAGCTGTCTCTTTATTTAGGTTGAGTCAAAGAGGTATGTGAATATTTGGTTGGGTGTGGCGGTGCAGTGCAGATGAGTGTCTTGCATTCAGCAATGGGATGGCTCAAATCCCAGTTTACATACAGTTATACATAcaaaggaaaaaacaaatttttgagACTTGAGTCGAACCCGCTACATAATGCAAGTGAtataatattctaatattttgagttaggatttttgagttttctgaagctgtatgccataatcagcaatattaaaataatcaaaggcttgcaatatttcagttgatttttaatgaatccagaatgtatgacatttttgttttttttaattgcattacagaaaataaagaaatttatcacaatattctaattttgtgAGACAGCCCTGTACATACAGACAAGGGACGAAAGAAAGAGTGCTGAGAcgagcgtcgaacccgcaacatcatgcttaagaggtggacatgctaaccagtgcaccattAAGTCAACGTATAACaattgtaagtctactaaacaaaacagcggttgctaaatGACGTCTGCTCCGTCgcagtcacgtgacgcggacgtgacgtcaatgggcgaaacttccgccgaaaTTCAAATCCATGGGCGCGGCTTTCAACAATGGCAGCGAACGAGACACAGCggatagtaacacgacgactaacaagagaaatatttctattttctgcttgcaactcgaccgtctagagcgtacacggtaaatacaactcattgtttttaaaaagaagtacttttgtagccctgaaaagcgagtgagtgtggcgggggggggggggggggttagggtcctcgaactcggcgtctgctgccagccacaaacgccgaatttcgacgattcttcctGGTCAACGGttataaatgattgtgttgatttaaaaagaaaaactatatttctctacttttaactttgccgttttagataagcgggtattacgtcgcagtcacgtgccgcggaaatgacgtcaataggcgggaaattcaaatctgtgggcggggCTTTCTACAATGGTAGCGAACGAGACACAGTggatagtaacacgacgactaacaagagaaatatttttattttctgcttgcaactggaccgtctagagcgtacacggtaaatacaactcattgtgtttaaaaagacttacttttgtgtagtttgactaaagttgtcgatgtagctagcgttcactgtgCATAGCTAAACCTAGCTGAAACGGTCGCGAGCGAGACAGCGGATACAAGCACGACGATtaacaacagaaatatctttattttctgcttgcaactggaccatcTAGAGCGTACAGGGTAAATACAactaattgtttttaaaaagaagtacttttgtagcCCCGTAAAGCAAGTGAGTGTGCCGGGttattttgtaaattattgcgttggttaaaaaataaaactttatttaactctacttttaactttgccgttttagataagcgggtattacgtcgcagtaatGTGCCGTCGAAAttacgtcaaaaggggaaactccCGCCAAGATTCAAATCGTGGGCGCGAAATGGCCGTAAGCGCGACAGCAGATTCAa
This portion of the Syngnathus scovelli strain Florida chromosome 3, RoL_Ssco_1.2, whole genome shotgun sequence genome encodes:
- the ccdc180 gene encoding coiled-coil domain-containing protein 180, giving the protein MTSLKRQRLQQAGVSMSESRVVPSGNVYQQLFGDQVRLSKSLLAARKHTATTRVRAADCDTPCSAKSGEHPGAEDNAGREDDGEGDAEAVVRLPDAVEARHQSCDILQRVHQNKKIQHQEAVRHVHAQLTHLAQLCEEQVRTHSVQLRTKLQRIDASLHKLAQDMTHVQQRSLQEVLCVWSSVEAHMKEKKSSVLTFELQVNQCERLRVNKIRPVLRRYCHLLEKINFLPCTNTHMHIHSQATMLNQCLLANRRSAARLLLLLHEEALQQEALLRLQWEESVSQWRRSQAGHMLQEFRLSVASVDVWRLLSEQLTFREADQNLRRLSQRRCDIVTGLGSLAPPSLSAALVSDWLAQLTAVNQQIDTCHADFLHQLRCHYELMWQDRVSQVKRCQEALSALELPEEEVSDVVKSQLISLIGQHQRQDETQLAAIDTCSDSLYRASARLSRRVFVVMRALASLWEKHGSVLRGREEDVQRRLDQLRLTHERHVQRKKVFLDELLAALRQESSEVALKSSLEQTIIYLRDIRNSCCECVTHQCAVLDRLPRTVADELLEFGRLLGNFFRLENSFAPSAEDLKKLPPVSDVIASDTQEGRQEGGTREEEEPIGCRDDAAHEELSDLQAEAESSLLELYDLSGKVTFMSSGGVSYSGPAFRCPASDLPGNMSKQQETHLSVFPVELLMHALNRMRILFLDYVERRFQDVLTSAVATVTDRKEAVRAYHDLQMQPLDPLHIKACIYIPRMAELQLHKQRVDAHCQEVSDVLASCTAALQELRTAINEKNRKLTATLGEMEDGVLKTDGSQRLEALSATLQDRLDEHIKHTQRSHSSFRAALQLQMDELRNRTARLLKSFRLFSEGGDYTRQEVKTFQRRLKEESKRISVTEENVYTDLHNLQTKTLQQVKAASGRLEEKLCVLQAEVKFIELIERILSSTQVEVKAEAASSNQQEAVIGARLEQLRKTLEEEQVSVEQVFALLSTIGEDLRRRRQYLNEESAAPPAVSKSRKQVWSAPPPALLQPCRSGGNIMEDPIVGVVKSLNRFSEGQSPAPRQQSSRRSESAGVARSFRTDKRLQIFGTKSEADPNPDCYISIVNAILRRTHQTLLLVAKDFYQSQRCGGFHRLPAGLDQWVENTQQRLLGHHEHSRSLLSASREALEQQQCVLADMMHLLPATLIRTHEKRLGAELREEAGRVRRSFEETMAASEEEKMASVAGLRVSLSTNEMEALRCGEEARQQRLHDAILGSHRELQECMRRRAEEFVTSLASLTEHLLHQMDRLPLPEVTSQQMSEDRDVAMETTQQSCRMWPGIPHMSLPANAASALSAATTVAVATAKCTLGHLAVIQHRDAAAKRFQQVFSSQLSHSDADKRRRLNELQSWKTHWRLQLHTLTH